CCCCGGAAGTCCCGCCTCTTGGGGGGCGGGGCCACGGCCAGGAGGAGAAACCCGGGCCCGCCGCGCGGCCTGCTTCCGCGGGCCCGAGCGGCGGAAGCGGAAATGCGTCAcgggggcgggcggcggcggcggcagaggAGGCGGCAGCGGGTCGCGTCGGGGGCGcctccggcggcggcggcggcggcgggcggggagGCCGGGCCTGCCGGCGTCGTCGGGGGCCCGCGGGAGCGCTGGGGCCAGGGCGGCGGCGGCCTGGTACGTGCACGGGGCCCCGCCCGCCGGGCGCGGGGGACCCCGGGGTGTCGGGGGGCCGGGGAGGGCGGGCTCGCGGGGCGGGCGGCCGGGGCGCGGGTCTCCTGGGCCTGCGGGCTTCGGGGGTCGAGAGCCTTCgaggggcctgggggcgggggcgtcTGGGGGTGACGGAGAgccgggggccgggggctgcGGCGGTGTCTCGGGGCGGCCGGGGCGCGGGTCTCGTGGGCCTGCGGACTCGGGAGCGGGGGGCCTGGGGACTTGGGGGCGCGGCCTTTGGGGGTCGAAAGCCTTGGAGGGCCTGGGGGTGACGGAGTGCCGCGGGCCGGGGTCTGCAGCGGTCTCCCGGGGCGACCGGGGCGCGGGGTCTCGTGGGACTGCGGACTTGGGGGCAGGGGCTTCGGGGGTCGAGAGCCTTTGAGGGGCTTGGGGATGACCGGGGGCTGGGGGATGTGGGGGTCTCCCGGGACGGCCGGGGCATGGGTGTCCTGGACCTGCAGACTTGGGAGCAGGGGTCTGGGGACTTGGGGGTGTGGGCTTTGGGGGTCGAAAGCCTTTGAGGGGCTTGGGGGTTGACGGACAACCGGGGGCTGCGGGGGTCTCCCCGGGGTGCTGAGAGTGGGGGGGCTCTTCTGGGAGAGGATTTGGGAGAGGGGACAACGGCGATTGAGCAGAGGAGGGGAGGTCTCCAGAGAGCTGCGGGGTTGGGGCCGGGGGTGGACAGGGTCCCTGCAGGCGAATCGGGGTCCACCAGGGTAAGAGGTAAGCAGGCTGTACCGGGGTGGGGAGTGAAGTTAGGGGTTACTGGAGGTTGGAGGGGGTAACCGGGGGCCACAGGGCcggctggggagagagaaggcGGGAGTTGGGCCAGTGGGGTGAGCATTTGGAGGGGTGGAGGCGATGGGGATTATGAGGGGCTGCCAGGGGTGTGTTGACAGGGGTGCAGCGAAGGGGCTGGGGGTCGTCCCCAGGGTGCAGGGGCAGCTAGGCGACCAGGGAAGATGGGAATCCCCAGGGTTCCTAGTAGGCAGTGGGCTTCCGGAGTCTCTGACTCAAGTTCTCTCTGAGGTCTGGAGGTTTTCTGCGGGTGGAGGGGGGCTGTCGCCACTCTCAGCCCAGGCTGAGCCCCCTCACTGGTGCCCCAGACCTGGGCCAGGTGGCTCTTCCCTCCAGCTGGGACCCCTCCACCCCCGTCCCTGCAGCTTCTCCCgggtctgggtgtgtgtgtgtgtgctgagctgCTCGGTCatggctctctgtgaccccgtggactgtagcccaccaggctcctcttgtccgtggctttctccaggcaagcatactggagtgggttgccatgccctcctccaggggatcttcccgccccagggattgaacccaggcctggtCGGAAGCCCTCAGAGCCATCTGGTGCGCGGGCACACAGCCCAAGGCCCCCTCCATTACTGTTTGGTGTCCGTGGGTCAGGTCTGGCCCTGCTTTGCGGAAGTAGGCACCTGTCTGACCGGTAGGGAGAAGCTGGTTGAGGGGGAGGagagcacagtcagctccccgtccgCGGCTTCCCAGAGGCCCGCGGCTTTGATGGTTTTATCTGGACACAGAGAAAGTGCTTCTGCCTGCGGTAGAGATACTGAAATCAACGGTCTTCAACCATTGTCTCAGTCTGAAAGTTCCTTCCTGTTTCCGCGGGCTTCCTCCTGCACAGACCTTCCCAGGTGCTTGTGTGGGTCGTCCCTTCCCCAGTGAGGCGTCTGCAGCCTCCATGGAGGTGGCCTGTCCACCACATCCCGAGGGCAGGGACCCTGCCCATCTGGGCTCCCGCCAGCCCAGCTCTGGTGGAGATGCCTCTGAGTATTGGGGGCAGCTCAGTGCCCATGGAGGCTTGGGGCAAGCAAGTGTTCCTAAAAGTTTGGAAAaccaaattttttttcccctgcatttGTGTAATCTGATTAAAAGGGCCCACATGTCAGGGgctggggcttcgctggtggttgagacagtaaagcatctgcctgcaatgcaggacacccaggttcgatccctgggtgggaaagacccccctcctggagaagggaagggcaacccactccagtattcttgcctggagaatttcaggagcagaggagcctggcgggataccgtccacggggtcacagagagtctgacatgactgagcgactaaccctgaGGGGCTGAGGGGCCTTCCCTGACGTAGCGACTAGTGTGTCGGGCATGCAGAGGCCagacaggcctccctgcccctggccCGCGTGCTGGCCAGCCTGGGGGCGGGACACCGGGCCGGCCGTGAACGCGCGGCGTGCGTGTCTTGTGTTTCAGGGCCAAGGTCCCGGCTATGGCTGCGGCCACCATCGTGCACGACACGTCTGAGGCGGTGGAGCTGTGCCCGCTGCACGGCCTGTACCTGAAGCCCATCACGAAGATGACCATCAGCGTGGCGCTGCCGCAGCTGAAGCAGCCGGGCAAGTCCATCTCCAACTGGGAGGTGATGGAGCGGCTCAAGGGCATGGTGCAGCACCACCAGTTCTCCACGCTGCGCATCTCCAAGAGCACCATGGACTTCATCCGCTTCGAGGGCGAGGTGGAGAACAAGAGCCTCGTCAAGTCCTTCCTGGCCTGCCTGGACGGCAAGACCATCAAGCTGAGCGGCTTCTCCGACATCCTCAAGGTGCGCGCCGCAGAGTTCAAGGTCGACTTCCCCACGCGCCACGACTGGGACTCCTTCTTCCGCGATGCCAAGGACATGAACGAGACGCTGCCGGGCGAGCGGCCGGACACCATCCACCTGGAGGGGCTGCCCTGCAAGTGGTTCTCGCTGAAGGAGTCGGGCTCGGAGAAGCCGAGCGAGGAGGTGCTGGTGCGCGTGTTCGAGCGCTTCGGCGAGATCCGCAACGTGGACATCCCCATGCTGGACCCCTACCGCGAGGAGATGACAGGCCGCAACTTCCACACCTTCAGCTTCGGCGGCCACCTCAACTTCGAGGCCTACGTGCAGTACCGCGAGTATGCCGGCTTCATCCAGGCCATGAGCGCGCTGCGCGGCATGAAGCTCATGTTCAAGGGCGAGGACGGCAAGGCCGTGGCCTGCAACATCaaggtgcggggggtgggggggaggcggGGCGGCGGGCTGCGCCCCGAAGGGCCTCCGACATGGGGAGGGCTGCCTGGGCCCCCCACGCGGTGAGCGCACTCTGTGTCTCAGGAAACGTGGGGAGAAGTGGAACGCGCTCGCAGCCGCCCTTGAAATGAGGGCGCTGTCCATCATCGCCGTGGACTCTGGCTCGTGCTGGCTCCCCACGTCAGGCTGGCGGAGGAGCCGGGGCCCTCGGGGCGCGAGCTGTGCCCGGGCGCTGGGTGAAGGCAGCTGGCTGCAGAGGGAGGGGGGCGCCCACCGCAGGAGGGGGAAGGGGTCAAGCTCTCGCATGCAGGGCTGGCCTCCGAGGCGCTGGTATTTCCGGCAGAAGGGGCCGTCCTGGAACGGGTGGGGTCCCCGAGCACTGATTTCGAGCCCTGCCCCCCAGTCCCGAGGTTCCCCCGGTCAAGGGCAATGGGGGGTCCCCGGTCTCTACGGTGAGTCTGAGGCAGGGCGTCCGGTGAGCGCGGGGCTGTCTGCGTGCTCAGGACGGTGTGTGCGCCTCCTAACCCTGCCCCGTCCTGCCTCCGAAGGTCTCTTTCGATTCCACCAAACACCTGAGCGACGCCTCCATCAAGAAGCGGCAGCTCGAGAGACAGAAGCTTCAGGAGCTGGAGCAGCAGCGGGAGGAGCAGAAACGGCGGGAGAAGGAGGCGGAGGAGCGCCAGAGAGCTGAGGAGAGGTGCGTGCTGCGGGGCCGGGCTCCGCGGGCCTGGGTGCGTGCGTTGGTCCCCTCGGAGACGCAGCAGGACTGCGGGGCCTGCGGCCTACCCCCAGGGCACCGCCGGCTTCCCACCCGGCCTTCTCGCCGAGCCTCCCTTCTCGCTGAGCCTCCCGGGGCGCCGTGCACCACCCTGCTGACGCGGGCACGGAATTTTTGTCCAACTTACAAGGTTTTTTGCGTTCAGGCTGAAGCTGCCTTAAAGTGAAGTAGGGAAGTGAGGGTATTGTTGGCTTTTCCCAGCAAGAGCTGTTTAGGAGCCCTGTAAAGTAACTGAGAGTCAGGCGTCTTGGCTCAGGACCTCTGTTTCTCGCTTTGACGTTCTGGCGCTAGaggaaaagaacccgcctgtgTGCCAGTTCAGTAAGAGAgtgcgggttcaatcccgggttggggagatcccctggagaagggaaaggcacccCACTGTGgtgtgctggcctggagaatcccatggaccggggagcccggcgggctgcatCCGTGGTGCCGCAGAGTGGGACGGGACTGAAGGGACTGCGCGTAGCGTGCTGTGAGCCCTGCAGGCAAGCTGGCCAGTGTGCTGAGCTGGCTTCTGGGAAAGGAGCGGCAGTTCCTGGTGCGCCACCGTGACCCCTGTGCTTGGGCGTTTCTCCCGCACTTGTCCGTGTGCGCGGTGGGCAGGGTTTCTTATGTGTGTTTTGCAGACTGCTGAGTCTCAGGCGTGTGTGCTCCGGCGTTCTCTCCTCACCAGCCTGTGTGTGGGTCTGGGCTGACCTGACTTGTGTGTCGCTCCGGCCTTGGGGCTCCTGTGTGGTTCCCGTTTGGTTCCGATGCTCACTAACACAGATTCGGGCCTTTCTCTGGGGTCAGCGCTTCCCCTGTCTGCCCCGGAACCCAGTTCCAGAGCAGCAGGTGCTGGAGATGGTGCTGGCCTGTGTGCAGGCAGCTGGCGAGGGTGTGGACACGGGTAGAGGGTCGGGAGCCCCGGAGTGAGGCCGTGGCTGCAGAGAGGACAGGTGTCCAGAGAGGGCGGGGTGTCCTGGCTGCATGGCAGGCCTCAGGTGGCGGCCACAAGGGGGGAGCAGTTTGGATCTCACACTGGACGAGGCCGCGGGGTCGACGTGCCCACCACAGGCTGAACCAGGGAGCGCTGGTGGCATGCGGACCAGCAGGCCCCGTCCTCTCTCTTCCGCGATCGACCTTGTGCGCAGTCCCCGAGCTGGGCGTCACAGGGGTTACCCCATGGCCTTTCCAGGGTCTCGGGGCAGGCGCTTTTCTCCACCTGCACATTAATGCGGGGAAAGCCGCCCTGAGGGTGGCCTTTGAGCTCAGGCGGCAAGGGGTGTCGTGGTGGGGACACTCATAGTCGGCGGGGTGGTACCTCTGATGGGGCTGAGGTGGCTGGCAGGGCTGGCCTGGCATGAAACATGGGCCCGGGGGTGTGCAGGGCTGTGTCCAAGCCCAGTTGGCCTCACTGTTAGCCTGCGGGCCGGCCTGGGAGCCTGGGCGTCTGTCCTTCGTCAGGGGCGAGCGAGTTGGTCCTTTCCTGCTAATGAGGTACAGCGTGGCCTGCAGCAGTCCTGTTCCTGGCCATGGGCCCTTAGCTGGACAGGTGAGGGCCCTGGGCACTCAGGGCCGCTGACCAGCAGTCTGAGCGGCAGCCCCTCACTGACCCCTGCTGCGGGAGACCGTCTGGTGTGTGGCCTCCCGGACGCCAGCGTCCTCGCGAGCTGCCTCGCCTCCTTGCGTGGCCCGGCCTCCCCCACAGCTGGAGCTCTGGTCCTCCGGCCTCCTCATCCAGCGCTGCATCTCTGCGGGCCTGGCGCCCTGGGAGTGAGGCCGGCTCCTCTGCAGAGTGTCCTTCCTGGCCTTGGCGTCCCTGTGCCATGTGCTGTCCAGGGTGGCCTTGCCTCTCTGCTGTGCCCGCCCTGCCCCTGGCCTGAAGGTTAAGTCTGAGGGGTGCGAGTGTTCCGTGAGGACACGCTCATTGGTCTTCCCGCCCCTGGAGGTCCGGATCCCTCCCAGTTGTGCTGGGGTCCTGGCTTCTGGGTGAGAAAAGGGTGCTGTTGGGTCTGAGCTGGCCGGCGCTCTGCGGGTGCTTACGGAACTGCCGCTGTCCCCAGGTGACCTCACGGGCTTTCCCCAGGGGTGCGTGCTGTGGGGCCCCTCTGCTGAGGGACACACCCCCCTCCCCAGAGCAAGCTGGATTGGCTTTGTGTCACTGAACGTGTGCCTTTTCTGCTAGTCCCCATGAAAGGCCatgcagtgtgttctcttgggggCTTCCAGTAGCTGGGTGCTTCTAGAACCTTCCTGCCACCGGGTGCATTCCTGCTCCCCTCCAGCTCCCCTCCAGCTCCGGGGCTGGGGGCTCGGGATGGGAAAGCCCAGGGCAGGGGTCTCTCGTGCAGTGGGAGCCGGGCCTGTCCAGCGCTCGAGCGGTGCCCGTGTGGTGCCCGTGGTGGAGGGCCTCCTCCCTGTGCCGCTGCGGCCCGTCCTGGTTCGTCTGCTGCGGTCCCTGCAGGAGCAGCTGGATTTGGTGCAAAACTCCGCTTCCCACGCGTCCGTCTTGTTTGTTCCGGTGTCTGGGCTGGGGTCGAGTTTAGCCAGGCTCTCCCTGGAAACATGGGGAAAGCCTCGCCCTGTGCGCCCCTCACTCCTGGGGCCCTCGGCCGCGGCTGAGATGTCTGTGTGGACAGAGCGCTGAGGAGCCAAGTGCCGCGATCGCCGGCCCGGGCCCTGCGGCCCTCACGGAGCCGTCGTGTCCCGCCCGCCCGCGCAGGAAGCAGAAGGAGCTGGAGGAACAGGAGCGCGAGCGGAAGCGTGAGGAGAAGCTGCGGAGGCGCGAGCAGAAGCAGCGGGACCGCGAGCTGCGGCGCAGCCAGAAGAAGCTGGAGAAGATGCAGGCGGAGGAGCAGCGCAAGCTGCAGGAGAGGATCCGGCTGGAGGAGCGCAAGCTGCTGCTGGCGCAGCGCAAcctgcagtccatcaggctggTGGCCGAGCTGCTGAGCCGCGCCAAGGTACCGCCCCCCTAGGGGGACGCCCCGCCCTCGGGGAGCCCCGCCCACACGGGGCTGCCAATCTATAGGGACGCCCCGCCCTCGGGAAGCTCTGCCCTCAGGAGTGACGCCCCCACAGGGACTGCCAGTCTCTAGGGATGCCCCACTTACATGGGCGCCCCGCCCTTGGCGGGGTGG
This Budorcas taxicolor isolate Tak-1 chromosome X, Takin1.1, whole genome shotgun sequence DNA region includes the following protein-coding sequences:
- the AKAP17A gene encoding A-kinase anchor protein 17A; the encoded protein is MAAATIVHDTSEAVELCPLHGLYLKPITKMTISVALPQLKQPGKSISNWEVMERLKGMVQHHQFSTLRISKSTMDFIRFEGEVENKSLVKSFLACLDGKTIKLSGFSDILKVRAAEFKVDFPTRHDWDSFFRDAKDMNETLPGERPDTIHLEGLPCKWFSLKESGSEKPSEEVLVRVFERFGEIRNVDIPMLDPYREEMTGRNFHTFSFGGHLNFEAYVQYREYAGFIQAMSALRGMKLMFKGEDGKAVACNIKVSFDSTKHLSDASIKKRQLERQKLQELEQQREEQKRREKEAEERQRAEERKQKELEEQERERKREEKLRRREQKQRDRELRRSQKKLEKMQAEEQRKLQERIRLEERKLLLAQRNLQSIRLVAELLSRAKAAKLHEQEHKEESLRLQQLEERRRLQEAELRRVEEEKERALGLQRRERELRARLLSLLLSKKADEPRATAAEPGAASPADLLRPVLDILHTASASAGAAPRGREPAVRPAAPQNLNGSVAAAAAPAPAPAAAAAAQEEAAPGKEGQDPRGPEDNHSEKRCPAVLACIPDNTQQPKAAPAACEPSAPRKDARSEQDKCNREPSGGGGRAGGGAGRDDGGDAEHRPKRERSAPRRRAGSREDGRPRRERRAHRKRSRQGRSASPEERGRPRKSRSRSRERRSRREKSQSRGRERDRRASSSRKRSRHRRGDDRPRSGSAGRHRSAWNR